One stretch of Echeneis naucrates chromosome 11, fEcheNa1.1, whole genome shotgun sequence DNA includes these proteins:
- the slc39a4 gene encoding zinc transporter ZIP4, giving the protein MFSSGLFLLPLFWGLFGSVPASAGGDGAYVDAVEDTVFPGQDFLTWQSLGSVFNTLQKRVQCAEVSCGKCDLTDAVHQLITNHSIHGGDQSGKGRGDPQFFDVAAGYVLYLASPGRVCTAVRQGRWKEETKHFLGQFTHQDHHGYQRLDVRGLEALLQELRNHYVPVQCESCVGAADIETEVNESSPDMGMEAGAVFGRVLHHALQGRCFVNQSLPEETFFLDYILEHLGSENFTVEVLEALMRSLNIGHNHEHDHDHDHDHDHDHDHDHDHNHDHDHHEDEHTHHDHSGARRRSRSSNARHEGHHGNSTWNHHCFSAEELILIFGLADNSSASASLGRSDLARLSPAFVQQILSGACVDTAQEAKADGLSKADRYIYATIANVLITLTSMLGIFLLLCTSCTSVFQLCIYFCISLAVGSLTGDALLHLLPMFLGLHVHSHEGHSHHEGHDHEETPDYIHKMLVLLAGVYFFYLMETVFSLMTHKNNQHHHGKEGETHHCDHGRVLELYQQEKKENNKSASKADLVDYEDGQKYLSEQKEPTRKQRLLPYMITIGDGIHNFADGLAIGAAFSFSWKSGLATSLAVLCHELPHELGDFAILLHSGMSVRKALLFNIGSAMTSFVGLYIGLSVATDLAAKQWIAAITAGLFLYVGLVDMLPTMIHINNKRPWLMFLLQNVGLLCGWGILLLLSLYEESISF; this is encoded by the exons ATGTTTTCTTCCgggctcttcctcctccctttgtTCTGGGGTTTGTTCGGTTCTGTGCCGGCTTCTGCCGGTGGGGACGGGGCTTACGTGGATGCGGTGGAGGACACCGTGTTTCCGGGACAGGACTTTCTGACCTGGCAGTCTCTTGGCTCCGTCTTTAATACTCTGCAGAAACGTGTGCAGTGTGCCGAAGTGTCGTGTGGAAAG TGTGATCTTACAGATGCTGTTCACCAGCTGATCACTAATCACTCCATTCACGGAGGGGACCAAAGTGGAAAAGGCAGAGGCGACCCGCAGTTCTTTGATGTTGCTGCCGGCTACGTTCTCTACCTAGCTTCTCCTGGCCGGGTCTGCACTGCAGTGAGACAGGGGAGGTGGAAAGAGGAAACCAAACATTTCCTGGGCCAGTTCACTCATCAGGACCACCATGGGTACCAACGCCTCGACGTTCGTGGATTAGAAGCTCTGCTTCAAGAGCTTCGCAACCACTATGTGCCAGTGCAGTGTGAG AGCTGTGTAGGAGCTGCTGACATTGAAACAGAAGTGAATGAATCCTCACCAGACATGGGAATGGAAGCTGGTGCAGTTTTTGGCCGCGTCCTGCATCATGCTCTGCAGGGTCGCTGCTTCGTCAACCAGTCGCTCCCCGAGGAGACTTTCTTCTTAGATTACATCTTGGAGCACCTGGGGTCAGAAAACTTTACTGTCGAAG TTTTGGAAGCTCTTATGAGGAGTCTGAACATCGGCCACAATCATGAACATGATCACGACCACGACCATGATCATGACCACGATCACGACCACGACCACGACCACAACCATGATCATGACCACCATGAGGACGAACACACTCATCACGATCACAGCGGTGCAAGACgaaggagcaggagcagcaaTGCGCGTCACGAGGGGCACCACGGAAACAGTACCTGGAATCAC CACTGCTTCTCGGCTGAAGAGCTGATCCTGATCTTCGGTCTGGCAGACAAcagctctgcctctgccagtctgggcCGGTCTGACCTGGCTCGGCTCAGCCCTGCGTTTGTCCAGCAGATCCTGAGTGGAGCCTGTGTAGACACCGCTCAGGAGGCAAAAGCAGATGGGCTCAGCAAGGCCGATA GATACATCTATGCAACCATTGCCAATGTGCTGATAACGCTGACATCCATGCTTGgcatttttctgctgctgtgtacCTCCTGCACAAGTGTGTTCCAGTTGTGTATCTATTTTTGCATCAGTCTGGCTGTTGGCTCACTGACTGGAGATGCTTTACTGCACCTGCTACCAATG TTTCTAGGTTTGCATGTTCACTCGCACGAAGGCCACAGTCACCATGAAGGACATGACCACGAAGAAACTCCAGACTACATCCACAAGATGTTGGTTCTGCTAGCTGGGGTTTACTTTTTCTACCTCATGGAAACAGTCTTCTCTCTGATgacacataaaaataatcaacacCATCACGGG aaagaaggagagactCATCACTGTGACCACGGGAGGGTTTTAGAGCTGTAtcaacaggaaaagaaagaaaacaataaatcagCATCAAAAGCAGACCTG gttGACTATGAAGACGGCCAAAAATATCTTTCAGAACAAAAAGAGCCTACCAGAA AACAGCGTCTGCTCCCTTACATGATAACTATTGGTGACGGGATACACAACTTTGCAGACGGCTTAGCTATCGGTGCAGCTTTCTCCTTCTCATGGAAGTCTGGTCTGGCTACGTCACTGGCCGTACTCTGTCATGAGCTGCCTCACGAACTGG GGGATTTTGCCATCCTGCTGCACAGCGGCATGTCTGTCCGCAAGGCATTGCTTTTCAATATCGGCAGCGCCATGACCTCGTTCGTCGGCCTGTACATCGGTCTGTCTGTTGCCACTGACCTGGCAGCTAAACAGTGGATAGCTGCCATCACTGCAGGACTCTTCCTCTACGTGGGACTGGTTGATATG CTTCCCACCATGATCCACATCAACAACAAGAGACCCTGGCtgatgtttctgctgcagaacGTCGGCCTCCTCTGTGGATGGGGTATCCTGTTACTGTTGTCACTATACGAGGAGAGCATCAGTTTTTAA